The Burkholderiales bacterium sequence ACATCATCAACCGCGGCGCCCGCGACCTCGACCTCCTGAAGGTGAGTTCGAAGGGACCCAAGGACTTCGTGAGCGAGATCGACCACGCGGCCGAGGCGGCGATCGTCGACACGCTCCTCGGCGCCTATCCCGACCACGCGATCCTCGCCGAGGAGGGCACCGCCAAGGGCCGGAACGAGGCGGCCGAGCACGTCTGGGTGATCGATCCGCTCGACGGCACGACCAACTTCCTGCACGGCTTCCCGCAGTACTGCGTGTCGATCGGCCTGATGCACCGCGGCGTGGTGACGCAGGGCGTCATCTACGACCCGGTGCGCAACGACCTCTTCACCGCCTCGCGCGGACGCGGCGCGTTCCTGAACGACCGGCGCATCCGGGTCAGCAAGCGCCAGCACCTGCGCGACTGCCTGGTCGGAACCGGGTTCCCGTTCCGCGACGGCAGCTACCTCGACACCTATCTCGCGATGATGCGCGAGATGGTCACGCAGACGGCGGGCCTGCGCCGTCCTGGAGCGGCGGCGCTCGACCTCGCCTATGTGGCCGCCGGGTGCTACGACGGCTTCTTCGAGGTGGGCTTGAACCCCTGGGACGTCGCCGCCGGCAGCCTCATGGTGCTCGAGGCGGGCGGACTCATCGGCGACCTGTCCGGCGAGGGCGGCTACCTGCAGAGCGGGCAGGTGATCGCCGCGAACCCGAAGGTGTTCGTGCAGATGGTCCACACGTTGTCGCCTTTTCGTGCCGCGATGGTCCGCGACCTGGCCGCCCGCGGAACCTGACGCGCGACACGACCGGTCCGAATGGTTACCATCGCCAGGCACGCCCGCGCCCGGCGGCGTGGCACCGATCTTGCCTCACGCCGGGGCTAGGCCTCGTGCCGGCACGTGATCCGACCGACGGAGTCCCGCATGACCTCCTCCGCTGCCCGCAAGCCGTTTCCCCTGCGTCGCGCGCTCGTTGCGTTCGCCGCCTTGGCCGCAACGTCCTCGGCGGTCCCTGCGTTCGCCGAGCCGGTTACCGCCTTGCGTGTGATGTTGCACCCGTCCACCGCCGCGCGGGGCACGCTGCCGGCGGCGACGCTCGGCAAGCTCGAGCGCGTCGCGGGCGCCTCGCTCACGCTGACCGGAACGACGCGGACCGGCGCCCTCGAACTGCGCCTCGCCGGACCGCTGGACGAGGTCGGCGCCCAGCGCATCGCCAAGGCGCTGCGCGAGGACCGCTCGGTGCTCTGGGCGCAGCCGATCGTCGCAGCGCCGGGCGTCGAGAAGCGCGCAGTCCCGGCGGATCCTCGGTTCCAGGCGAACGGCAACCGGCTGATGGTGCGACTCGCCGATGACGTCGCCCCCGACTGGCCCGCGCTCGCGCATCGCTTCACGGAATTGCTGGGCACGCCGGTCGCCGCCGAACGCAAGGTCGGCAACGTCTGGTTGCTCGAGATCGCCGTCGCGCGCCCGCCGGCCGAACTCGCCGCGCTCGCCGCGACGCTGCAGCAGGACGCGGCGGTGATGTATGCGGATCCGGTGCGCCGGATGGTGCCGCAGGTGGTCCCGAACGATCCGTTGTTCATGAAGCAGTGGTCGCTGCTCGACCCGATCGCCGGCGTGAACGCACCGGCCGCATGGAGCGTGCAGACCGGCGCGCCGTCGACCACGGTCGCCGTGATCGACACCGGCATCCTGCCGCATCCGGACCTCGACGGTCGGGTGCTCCCGGGCTACGACTTCGTCACCGACCCGGCGAGCGCGCGCGACGGCGACGGCCGCGACCCGGACCCCCGCGACGAGGGCGACTGGACCGGCGCCGACGATTGCTATCCGGGGTCGCCCCCGCAGGACTCGTTCTTCCATGGACTGTTCGTCAGCGGTCTCATCGCAGCCAACACCGACAACGGCCTCGGCATGGCCGGCATGGATTGGGCGGCGAAGGTCCTGCCGGTGCGCACGCTCGCGAAATGCGGCGGCACCAACGCCGACGTGTTCGAGGGCATGTTGTGGGCGTCCGGCGTGCAGATCGCCGGCGTCCCGCCCAATCCGAATCCCGCGCGCGTGATCAACATGAGCCTCGGCGGATACGGCGCATGCGCTTCCGCCATCCAGGAGGCGATCGACGACGCCCTCGCGCAGGGCTCGGTCGTCGTGGTGGCGGCGGGCAACGCCGCGGACGATGCGGCGAACTGGTCGCCCGCGAACTGCGGCGGCGTCATCACCGTCGGCGCGACCGGCAACACCGGCGATCGCACCGGCTACTCGAACTACGGCAGGCGCGTCGACCTGTCGGCGCCGGGCGGCGACGGCGACGACGTGTCCTCGCTCGTGCTGTCGACCTACGCGATGGGCGACACCGTGCCCGGCGAACCGGCCTACGCGATCGCGGCCGGCACCAGCTTCTCGACGCCGCTCGTGTCCGGCACCGCGTCGCTGATGCTCGCGCGCAATCCGCTGCTGACGCCGGGGCGCGTGCTGTCGATCCTCACCGGCACGACGCGCGATTTCCCGATCGGCACGCAGTGCAGCGCGGGAGGCGTGTGCGGCAGCGGGCTGCTCGACGCCGGCGCCGCGGTCGCGAGCACGCCACCGGCCACCGGTGCGCTGCCACCCAACGCGGTGCCGGTGCTCGAGTACTACGACGCCGGGTCCGACCACTATTTCATCACCGCGGATCCCAACGAGATCGCCTACCTCAACCTGTACATGCCGCAGTGGCAGCGCACCGGCGCGGTGTTCTTCGCCTACCCGGCGGCGTTCCTCGCGCCGCCGGGCGCGCAGCCGGTGTGCCGGTTCTACGCCGGCGGACTCATCGGCTCGCACTTCTTCACGGCGAAGGGCGCGGAATGCGCGTTCGTGCAGTCGCGCTGGGCAGGCGTGTGGACGCTCGAGAACCCCGCGGTGTTCTACATCGAGGTTCCCGACTCGAACGGCGCCTGCCGCGACGGCACGATTCCGATCCACCGCTTCTTCAACAACCGGCAGGACGCCAACCACCGCCACACGCCCGATCTCTCGGTGAGGCGCGCGATGGTCAACCGCAACTGGGTGCCGGAAGGCGCGAACGGCGTCGCGTTCTGCTCGCCGATCTGACTTTCAGGATCAAGCCCTGCGCCGACCCGCGTCGCGGAATCGACGACGATCAGACTTGCCGCCAGATTCGCTGGAGGCACGATACCATCTCGCGGCGTTCGGCATGCCGGATGCGCAGGCTGCGCCCGTCGTGGACCGTCACGTCGCTGCGCAATGCGTAGTTGACGCCCGGCACGATCCAGATCGCCAGCACGCGTCGGGCGCCGGTGCTGTCGAACCCCTCGCCCTCGATGCGGAACGCCTCGGCCGCGCCGAACGGCAGATCGAGGCGCTCGCGCGCCGCGATCATGAAGTCGTAGTAGCCGTCCACCCGGGTCGCACCGCGCTGCCGCGCGAACCGGCTCGACCAGCGCCAGCCGATCTGGACCTGCGCGGGAACGTCCTGGACGCGGGGCTCGAACAGCTCCCCGTCGCGGGCGACCATGTTGCCCATCGCGTCGATGACGATGACGCCGTCGTTGATCTCGACTCGATCCGCGTCGGCGTCGACCCTGGTGATGCGCCAGGCCAGTGTCCTCGGCTCGCCGCCATAGACCGGATCCGACTGGCGGTACACGACTTCGTCGCCGACCGAATAACCGCGGCCGATCTCGAAGGTGCCCGCCGAGTAGGGGTTGTCCGACGGCCGCATGAGCAGCGGGAAGGCGCTTCCGGGCGCGACGACCAGCTGCGCGGCCTCCGGCGCTCGCGCTTCGACCGCGGGGGTGTCCGGCGCCGCCGCCACCTGCACCGGCGCGCGCGCCGCT is a genomic window containing:
- a CDS encoding inositol monophosphatase; translated protein: MHPMLTTAVKAARRAGNIINRGARDLDLLKVSSKGPKDFVSEIDHAAEAAIVDTLLGAYPDHAILAEEGTAKGRNEAAEHVWVIDPLDGTTNFLHGFPQYCVSIGLMHRGVVTQGVIYDPVRNDLFTASRGRGAFLNDRRIRVSKRQHLRDCLVGTGFPFRDGSYLDTYLAMMREMVTQTAGLRRPGAAALDLAYVAAGCYDGFFEVGLNPWDVAAGSLMVLEAGGLIGDLSGEGGYLQSGQVIAANPKVFVQMVHTLSPFRAAMVRDLAARGT
- a CDS encoding S8 family peptidase, with product MHPSTAARGTLPAATLGKLERVAGASLTLTGTTRTGALELRLAGPLDEVGAQRIAKALREDRSVLWAQPIVAAPGVEKRAVPADPRFQANGNRLMVRLADDVAPDWPALAHRFTELLGTPVAAERKVGNVWLLEIAVARPPAELAALAATLQQDAAVMYADPVRRMVPQVVPNDPLFMKQWSLLDPIAGVNAPAAWSVQTGAPSTTVAVIDTGILPHPDLDGRVLPGYDFVTDPASARDGDGRDPDPRDEGDWTGADDCYPGSPPQDSFFHGLFVSGLIAANTDNGLGMAGMDWAAKVLPVRTLAKCGGTNADVFEGMLWASGVQIAGVPPNPNPARVINMSLGGYGACASAIQEAIDDALAQGSVVVVAAGNAADDAANWSPANCGGVITVGATGNTGDRTGYSNYGRRVDLSAPGGDGDDVSSLVLSTYAMGDTVPGEPAYAIAAGTSFSTPLVSGTASLMLARNPLLTPGRVLSILTGTTRDFPIGTQCSAGGVCGSGLLDAGAAVASTPPATGALPPNAVPVLEYYDAGSDHYFITADPNEIAYLNLYMPQWQRTGAVFFAYPAAFLAPPGAQPVCRFYAGGLIGSHFFTAKGAECAFVQSRWAGVWTLENPAVFYIEVPDSNGACRDGTIPIHRFFNNRQDANHRHTPDLSVRRAMVNRNWVPEGANGVAFCSPI